From a single Aliarcobacter faecis genomic region:
- a CDS encoding ParB/RepB/Spo0J family partition protein, which translates to MAKVKPQRITSINNTIDELKAEQDILLKNNTNIILVDIDSISELKLDNDILMHNRISYSKSKLLELAENISKLAEVDAGILGTGLLNPVMLRKKDGKLERIHGENRIRALKLNGSKQVPAIILENVSDELARFMRSSENLNREDLNTYDETLSILEHIQLACNFSDIESVKSFLNKVKNFQAGKSSLNEEEKVLHKNVSNVFEKIGRFDIITFVDRLSVLKLDPLIKQALIDEQITYSQAKVIKSKLKTPAEITKILEVLKNKKLSVNELKVYIDNLKKSTTKDEPLNKNIFDKVSFYSKKLSKKVYSGLSNEDKFFIDSKLKDIEKLYLEINSKIKE; encoded by the coding sequence ATGGCAAAAGTTAAACCTCAAAGAATAACTTCAATTAATAACACAATTGATGAATTAAAAGCAGAACAAGATATATTATTAAAAAACAATACAAATATTATATTGGTTGATATTGATTCAATTTCTGAATTAAAATTAGACAATGATATATTAATGCACAATAGAATATCTTATTCAAAATCAAAATTACTTGAACTAGCAGAAAATATTTCGAAACTAGCAGAAGTTGATGCTGGTATTTTAGGTACAGGATTACTTAATCCTGTAATGTTAAGAAAAAAAGATGGAAAATTAGAAAGAATTCATGGCGAAAATAGAATTAGAGCTTTAAAATTAAATGGTTCAAAACAAGTACCAGCAATAATTTTAGAAAATGTAAGTGATGAATTGGCTAGATTTATGAGATCTAGTGAAAACTTAAATAGGGAAGATTTAAATACATATGATGAAACTCTATCTATTCTAGAACATATTCAATTAGCTTGTAATTTTAGTGATATTGAGAGTGTAAAAAGTTTTTTAAATAAAGTAAAAAATTTCCAAGCGGGGAAAAGTAGTTTAAATGAAGAAGAAAAAGTTTTACATAAAAATGTAAGTAATGTTTTTGAAAAAATAGGGCGATTTGATATTATTACATTTGTTGATAGATTATCTGTTTTAAAACTTGATCCATTGATTAAACAAGCATTAATTGATGAACAAATAACTTATAGCCAAGCAAAAGTTATAAAATCTAAATTAAAAACTCCAGCTGAAATAACAAAAATTTTAGAAGTACTCAAAAACAAAAAATTATCTGTAAATGAATTAAAAGTTTATATAGATAATTTAAAAAAATCTACTACTAAAGATGAGCCTTTAAATAAAAATATATTTGATAAGGTAAGTTTTTATTCAAAGAAATTATCTAAAAAAGTTTATTCAGGATTATCAAATGAAGATAAATTTTTTATTGATAGTAAATTAAAAGATATTGAAAAATTATATCTTGAAATAAACTCTAAAATTAAAGAATGA
- a CDS encoding AAA family ATPase produces the protein MKILKVKSLNINSLKGEFEVDFEKFLKDESLFAITGPTGAGKSTILDVITCALYGRTARLTNPNELMSRHTGECLCEVEFEVKGKVYRSSWSQKRARKSPEGAFQSAKMELSVVESGKILESLISKVPKYIEDLCGLDFKRFSKSMMLSQGSFDAFLKADINERSTLLENITGTQIYKQISQEIYQTYTRKNDEIKLDENLLGNIELLSNEVVSEKTSILNSSKAQKLEFDSKGNELKKVINWLENLQKLEADNTKYIQEFEQISLEKENKKEEFIKLDLANKALNVQPIYQEKNSLTQIINQDKEKLEKLQKELIELKQQLELKTNESLKSKDELDKEKVSFDTNSKKLQEVRTLQTKIESKLQNIKELDNKISSQNEQKTKLNEDLKVLKINQEKIDNELKTINDYLIKNKDDESLKEEISLISKNVNDYKDVLKLLKQIEEKIQNNSLDEKTLQDSFTKAKKEFDEIKVLFDSKDKEYKDLEIQASNFNKKELNNRDRLKSIEKLIISIDEYKRLLESILKEENIISSSKDELKTIKTNIEEKTKLITEIQTHIQTLNDKREAELLIAKYESDRANLKEGEECFLCGSKEHPFVNHKISVNTDETTSIIAQKKQIFDEENRALRTIELNLSKLETKIESSTLELNKLSKNKEDIEQVFSSLNFVLTDDSKTNLEEEKQLLEDELRNIVKIRDEKEKVLIQRDNLQKELNTKQTFVLQNEQELYKLKSSIEQLQNEQIQNISKKQSLEEELSKVYSKYEFIFDEKFEESFRNLVAKKDSFIKNETSKKELDAKLQSLTIQLKEFDTKIKSIESNLKTDDEQLSKISNETIELQTQSKAILDVSDLNIFEKDITSKFNTINERYNSLLKELININSKNESLNTQIKELNQKQINDNIKFEEITQKFNNALAENSFSSKEEFEKALLSKELREELSMRCKDLEEKYTQVETLKIDTAKKLSEQKELNLTDKELQTLNEELKELQTSIDELQKSIGSLEKELEINASNMKKHEDKIKELENKKEAFKVWIKLNEMIGSASGDKFAKFAQGITLDQLIYLANKHLQILSPRYELQRSSDSSKLLEIEIIDGFQGDVVRPVSTLSGGESFIVSLSLALGLSALASQKISIDSLFLDEGFGTLDSDSLELALNALNQLQSSGKMVGVISHVEALKERISLQIRVTPKGDGTSVLNLSNLI, from the coding sequence ATGAAAATATTAAAAGTAAAATCATTAAATATTAACTCACTAAAAGGTGAGTTTGAAGTAGACTTTGAAAAGTTTTTAAAAGATGAATCTTTATTTGCTATTACTGGACCAACTGGTGCTGGGAAAAGTACAATTTTAGATGTAATTACTTGTGCTTTATATGGAAGAACTGCAAGACTTACAAATCCAAATGAACTTATGAGTAGACACACAGGTGAATGTCTATGTGAAGTTGAATTTGAAGTAAAAGGAAAAGTTTATAGAAGTTCTTGGAGTCAAAAAAGAGCTAGAAAAAGTCCTGAAGGAGCTTTTCAAAGTGCTAAAATGGAATTGAGTGTTGTTGAATCAGGGAAAATTTTAGAATCACTTATTTCAAAAGTACCCAAATATATAGAAGATTTATGTGGTCTTGATTTTAAAAGATTTTCTAAATCAATGATGTTATCTCAAGGAAGTTTTGATGCATTTTTAAAAGCTGATATAAATGAACGATCAACTTTACTTGAAAATATTACTGGAACACAAATTTATAAACAAATATCACAAGAAATATATCAAACTTATACTAGAAAAAATGATGAGATTAAATTAGATGAAAATTTATTAGGAAATATTGAATTATTGTCAAATGAAGTTGTTAGTGAAAAGACATCAATTTTAAATAGTTCAAAAGCTCAAAAACTTGAATTTGATTCTAAAGGAAATGAGCTAAAAAAAGTAATTAATTGGCTTGAAAATTTACAAAAATTAGAAGCTGATAATACTAAGTATATTCAAGAGTTTGAGCAAATCAGTCTTGAAAAAGAGAATAAAAAAGAAGAGTTTATAAAATTAGATTTAGCAAATAAAGCTTTAAATGTTCAACCAATTTATCAAGAAAAGAACTCTTTAACTCAAATAATAAATCAAGATAAAGAAAAACTAGAAAAACTTCAAAAAGAACTAATAGAGTTAAAGCAGCAATTAGAGTTAAAAACTAATGAATCTTTAAAATCAAAAGATGAACTAGATAAAGAAAAAGTTTCATTTGATACAAACTCTAAAAAGCTTCAAGAAGTAAGAACACTACAAACTAAAATAGAATCAAAACTTCAAAATATCAAAGAGTTAGATAATAAAATAAGCTCTCAAAATGAACAAAAAACTAAACTAAATGAAGATTTGAAAGTTCTAAAAATAAATCAAGAGAAGATTGATAATGAGTTAAAAACTATAAATGATTATCTAATTAAAAATAAAGATGATGAATCATTAAAAGAAGAGATATCTTTAATCTCAAAAAATGTAAATGATTATAAAGATGTACTAAAACTTTTAAAACAAATAGAAGAAAAAATTCAAAATAACAGTTTAGATGAAAAGACTTTACAAGATAGTTTTACTAAGGCAAAAAAAGAGTTTGATGAGATAAAAGTACTATTTGATTCTAAAGATAAAGAGTATAAAGATTTAGAAATTCAAGCTTCAAATTTCAATAAAAAAGAATTAAATAATAGGGATAGATTAAAAAGTATTGAAAAACTAATTATTTCTATAGATGAATATAAAAGATTGTTGGAATCTATTTTAAAAGAAGAAAATATCATATCTTCTTCAAAAGATGAATTAAAAACTATAAAAACAAATATAGAAGAAAAAACAAAACTAATAACTGAAATTCAAACACATATACAAACTCTAAATGATAAAAGAGAAGCAGAACTTTTAATAGCAAAATACGAGAGTGATAGAGCAAATCTAAAAGAGGGTGAAGAGTGTTTCTTATGTGGTTCGAAAGAACATCCATTTGTAAATCATAAAATAAGTGTAAATACTGATGAAACAACTTCAATAATCGCTCAAAAGAAGCAGATATTTGATGAGGAAAACAGAGCTTTACGAACTATTGAATTAAACTTATCAAAACTTGAAACTAAAATAGAGAGTTCTACTTTAGAATTAAATAAATTATCAAAAAATAAAGAAGATATAGAACAAGTATTTAGTTCATTGAATTTTGTTTTAACAGATGATTCTAAAACAAACTTAGAAGAAGAAAAGCAACTTTTAGAAGATGAGTTAAGGAATATAGTAAAAATTAGAGATGAAAAAGAGAAAGTTTTAATTCAAAGAGATAATCTTCAAAAAGAGCTAAATACTAAACAAACTTTTGTTTTACAAAATGAACAAGAACTTTATAAACTAAAAAGTTCAATAGAACAATTACAAAATGAACAAATTCAAAATATATCTAAAAAACAAAGTTTAGAAGAAGAACTTTCAAAAGTTTATAGTAAATATGAGTTCATATTTGATGAAAAGTTTGAAGAAAGCTTTAGAAATTTAGTTGCAAAAAAAGATAGTTTTATTAAAAATGAAACATCGAAAAAAGAACTTGATGCTAAACTTCAAAGTTTGACAATACAACTAAAAGAGTTTGATACAAAAATCAAATCAATAGAATCAAATTTAAAAACTGATGATGAACAACTTTCTAAAATCTCTAATGAAACAATAGAATTACAAACTCAAAGTAAAGCTATTTTAGATGTATCTGATTTAAATATCTTTGAAAAAGATATAACAAGTAAATTTAATACTATTAATGAAAGATATAACTCTTTATTAAAAGAGCTAATAAATATAAATTCAAAAAATGAATCACTAAATACTCAAATAAAAGAGTTAAATCAAAAACAAATTAATGATAATATAAAATTTGAAGAGATAACACAAAAATTCAATAATGCCCTAGCAGAAAATAGTTTCAGTTCAAAAGAAGAGTTTGAAAAAGCACTTTTATCAAAAGAGTTAAGAGAAGAGTTATCTATGAGGTGCAAAGATCTAGAAGAAAAATATACTCAAGTTGAAACTTTAAAAATAGATACAGCAAAAAAACTATCTGAACAAAAAGAGTTAAACTTAACAGATAAAGAACTTCAAACTTTAAATGAAGAGTTAAAAGAGTTGCAAACTTCTATTGATGAACTTCAAAAATCAATAGGAAGTTTAGAAAAAGAGCTTGAAATCAATGCTTCAAATATGAAAAAACATGAAGATAAAATCAAAGAATTAGAAAATAAAAAAGAAGCCTTTAAAGTATGGATAAAACTAAATGAAATGATAGGTTCAGCAAGTGGTGATAAATTTGCAAAATTTGCCCAAGGTATCACTTTAGACCAACTAATCTATCTAGCAAATAAACATTTACAAATATTGAGTCCAAGATATGAACTTCAAAGAAGTAGTGATTCAAGTAAGCTACTAGAAATAGAAATAATAGATGGTTTTCAAGGGGATGTAGTAAGACCTGTAAGTACACTTTCCGGTGGTGAAAGCTTCATAGTAAGTCTTTCATTAGCCCTTGGACTTTCTGCACTCGCAAGTCAAAAGATAAGTATAGATTCACTTTTCTTAGATGAAGGATTTGGAACACTAGATAGTGATAGTTTAGAGTTAGCATTAAACGCGCTAAATCAGTTACAAAGTTCAGGAAAAATGGTAGGTGTGATTTCCCATGTGGAAGCACTAAAAGAGCGAATTTCATTACAGATTAGGGTTACGCCTAAAGGAGATGGGACAAGTGTTTTGAATTTGAGTAATTTAATATAG
- a CDS encoding RelA/SpoT domain-containing protein has protein sequence MDKYALLAKRLKRTPSIVNKLKRFNSKGMQLSTMQDIGGCRIILSNLKNVDRLIKTLKKERLFELRNDYIRNPKEDGYKSIHLIGKFKNSEGELRSIELQIRTKVQHSWATAVEIVDLFTNQSLKSNSGKTIWKDFFKYTSHQFSLLENSIYLNSSDTRLIFKGFLEEFRKSKKKSLTYSAFKVFDSCNKLDITKKFSLFASSLQVTSEQLKNNTSNGYILIIVEIIEGNTFGINSIYYNENEVVEANNDYLIQEKKAFENHSIVALVSTNAIGGVKEAYPNYFADSEDFIKYLHIINSSYLKLNPGFFRLWNKFIYKFKKPLVIN, from the coding sequence ATAGATAAATATGCTCTTCTTGCTAAAAGATTAAAAAGAACCCCTTCAATTGTAAATAAATTAAAAAGATTTAATTCAAAAGGTATGCAATTATCAACAATGCAAGATATAGGTGGATGTAGAATCATTCTATCTAATTTAAAAAATGTAGATAGATTAATTAAAACTTTAAAGAAAGAAAGATTGTTTGAATTAAGAAATGATTATATAAGAAATCCTAAAGAAGATGGCTATAAAAGTATCCACCTTATAGGTAAGTTTAAAAACTCTGAAGGTGAATTAAGAAGTATTGAACTACAAATTAGAACAAAAGTTCAACACTCTTGGGCTACAGCAGTTGAAATTGTTGATTTGTTTACAAATCAATCTCTTAAATCAAATTCAGGAAAAACTATTTGGAAAGATTTTTTTAAATATACAAGTCATCAATTTTCACTTTTAGAAAACAGTATATACTTGAACTCCTCAGATACTAGATTAATTTTTAAGGGCTTTCTTGAAGAATTTAGAAAATCAAAGAAAAAATCTCTAACTTATAGTGCATTTAAAGTTTTTGACTCTTGTAATAAATTAGACATTACAAAAAAATTCTCTCTTTTTGCTAGCTCTTTGCAAGTAACAAGTGAACAGTTAAAAAATAATACTTCAAACGGATATATTTTAATTATTGTTGAAATAATTGAAGGAAACACATTTGGAATTAACTCTATTTACTATAATGAAAACGAAGTAGTTGAAGCAAATAATGACTACTTGATTCAAGAAAAAAAGGCATTTGAAAACCATAGTATAGTTGCTCTTGTATCAACTAATGCAATTGGTGGTGTGAAAGAAGCTTATCCTAACTATTTTGCTGATTCTGAAGATTTTATAAAATATTTACATATAATAAATTCATCATATTTAAAATTAAATCCTGGATTTTTTAGATTGTGGAATAAATTTATTTATAAGTTTAAGAAACCATTAGTTATCAATTAA
- a CDS encoding ParA family protein has translation MTKKLGDVIGVTVQKGGVGKSTFSQAIAYSYANKGFKTALIDLDPQSTLSGAFFGYSYGAFTYTEENGVLKYDVSNITNIFRNEKVTPITIKTTKYLDNPNKGKMLQPHYLEDSLEIDFYPSNFQLLNLTESDEFKRDEKINILSNFIESLKSKYDKIIIDAPPSFGIITTSILKCAKSILIPIPTKNVDTDGMVGFFRTLDKIFVTENLENLEKIVLVPNMFDKRITDAKETLAEIKRIPTLLHETQNLRNLNCKVMNPFPQKSCVQEAPSLKYFLVPYIMDFQRSQNQDLILMIDNIADELN, from the coding sequence ATGACAAAAAAACTAGGTGATGTTATTGGTGTTACAGTCCAAAAAGGTGGTGTTGGGAAATCAACTTTTTCTCAAGCAATAGCATACTCATATGCTAATAAAGGTTTTAAAACTGCATTAATTGATCTTGATCCTCAATCAACACTCTCTGGTGCATTTTTTGGTTATTCTTATGGTGCATTTACATATACTGAAGAGAATGGTGTTCTAAAATATGACGTAAGTAATATTACAAATATATTTAGAAATGAAAAAGTTACTCCAATTACTATTAAAACTACAAAATATTTAGATAATCCTAATAAAGGAAAAATGTTACAACCTCACTATCTTGAAGATAGTTTAGAAATTGATTTTTACCCATCAAATTTTCAATTATTAAATTTAACAGAATCTGATGAATTTAAAAGAGATGAAAAAATCAATATTTTATCAAACTTTATTGAAAGTTTAAAATCGAAATATGATAAAATAATTATAGATGCCCCACCCTCTTTTGGAATAATTACAACTTCTATTCTAAAATGTGCAAAATCAATTTTAATACCAATTCCAACTAAAAACGTTGATACAGACGGAATGGTTGGTTTTTTTAGAACTTTAGATAAAATATTTGTTACAGAAAATTTAGAAAATTTGGAAAAAATTGTTTTAGTACCAAATATGTTTGATAAAAGAATTACTGATGCAAAAGAGACTCTTGCTGAAATAAAAAGAATCCCTACTCTACTTCATGAAACACAAAACTTAAGAAATTTAAATTGCAAAGTTATGAATCCATTCCCACAAAAATCTTGTGTTCAAGAAGCCCCTAGTTTAAAATATTTTTTAGTTCCTTATATTATGGATTTCCAAAGATCACAAAATCAAGATTTAATTTTAATGATTGATAATATTGCAGATGAATTAAATTAA
- a CDS encoding exonuclease SbcCD subunit D C-terminal domain-containing protein: protein MKILHTSDWHLGQNFMGKSRAEEHEAFLFWLLEIIIEKEIEVLLVSGDIFDTGTPPNYALELYYNFLKELSSIKTLITTIITAGNHDSVSTLKAPKQLLEVLNVHVITTGDEDENVIIPINKNDDLISIVCAVPFLRDSVIRQSLSGKTISEKEKLANSGIKAYYENCYKKALELKEDKNIPIVAMGHLTTVGSRSSQSERDIYIGGTIDIGGDYLASMFDYVALGHLHINQIVGNNEHVRYSGSPIPLSFSESKNSQKVNLVSFTQNEVSIEEIEVSLCRKLIVIKGNYETIKNELTKIEDKNSWIEVHISDDNAMYANNEIRQLASKLELTLLAVKIDKSEKQLKANDLKVISLDELSVEQVFEKRLELENIEDKEFEKELLLNFKEVVSKVQSL from the coding sequence ATGAAAATTTTACATACATCTGACTGGCACCTTGGTCAAAATTTTATGGGGAAAAGTAGGGCTGAAGAGCATGAAGCTTTTCTTTTTTGGCTTTTAGAAATTATAATAGAAAAAGAGATAGAAGTATTACTTGTATCTGGAGATATCTTTGATACAGGAACTCCACCAAACTATGCTTTAGAACTTTATTATAATTTTTTAAAAGAATTATCAAGTATAAAAACACTGATTACTACAATTATAACTGCTGGAAATCATGATTCAGTTTCAACTCTAAAAGCACCAAAACAACTTTTAGAAGTTTTAAATGTTCATGTTATAACAACTGGTGATGAAGATGAAAATGTAATTATTCCTATAAATAAAAATGATGATTTAATATCTATTGTTTGTGCTGTTCCATTTTTAAGAGATAGTGTTATTAGACAATCTCTTAGTGGAAAAACAATAAGTGAAAAAGAGAAATTAGCAAATAGTGGTATTAAAGCTTATTATGAAAATTGTTACAAAAAAGCGCTTGAACTAAAAGAAGATAAAAATATCCCAATAGTTGCGATGGGACACTTAACAACTGTTGGAAGCAGAAGTTCTCAAAGTGAAAGAGATATTTATATTGGTGGAACTATTGATATTGGTGGAGATTATTTAGCTAGTATGTTTGATTATGTTGCTTTAGGGCATCTTCATATAAATCAAATAGTTGGAAATAATGAACATGTTAGATATTCAGGTTCTCCAATACCTCTTAGTTTTTCTGAATCTAAAAACAGTCAAAAAGTAAATCTTGTATCTTTTACTCAAAATGAAGTGAGTATAGAAGAAATAGAAGTTTCGCTTTGTAGAAAACTAATTGTCATTAAAGGTAATTATGAAACTATAAAAAATGAACTTACTAAAATAGAAGATAAAAACTCTTGGATAGAAGTTCATATATCTGATGATAACGCAATGTATGCAAATAATGAAATCAGACAACTTGCTTCAAAACTTGAACTAACACTACTTGCTGTAAAAATAGATAAAAGTGAAAAGCAATTAAAAGCTAATGATTTAAAAGTTATAAGTTTAGATGAATTATCAGTTGAACAAGTATTTGAAAAAAGATTAGAACTTGAAAACATAGAAGATAAAGAGTTTGAAAAAGAACTACTTTTAAACTTTAAAGAAGTCGTTTCTAAGGTTCAAAGCCTATGA
- a CDS encoding DnaB-like helicase C-terminal domain-containing protein, giving the protein MNFINILNIERLVLSSIFFDYEQIFEVSLILKKDDFYLKAHQDIYQVMLALHDEGLPIDEDFIRNRVPKEDFNDNVLIEILSAKPIVNTEAYCLEIKESSKLRKLEQLSKNIIFNVSNDKNSQDIITNIQVNIENIENETLQQIPTIRDTIKEFKADMQKALDGGAKILGQSSGLEALDNIIGAFEDGDLIVIAARPSMGKTSIISTIATKALEEGRGVLIESLEMPRKKIVSRLIAARSQESLTDLKRGLVKNKDKFNEAVEFFENSNLIIHDKAYPTILELQNRIKATIRRNPDIKNIFVDHTGKIQLLGKTREDIEIGHISAMLKKIARDYNIRVFLLQQLNRSLESRENKRPMLSDLKNSGNIEEDADIVLGLYRDSYYKKDKDKPTMLSHDIIEDAEILVLKNRDGRVGVAKVSFEGKSARFLNRVNNEPTIIEFE; this is encoded by the coding sequence TTGAATTTTATAAATATATTAAATATTGAAAGATTAGTTTTAAGTTCTATATTCTTTGATTATGAGCAAATTTTTGAAGTTTCTTTAATATTAAAAAAAGATGATTTTTACTTAAAGGCTCATCAAGATATATATCAAGTTATGTTAGCTTTACATGATGAAGGTTTACCAATAGATGAAGATTTCATTAGAAATAGGGTGCCTAAAGAAGACTTTAATGATAATGTATTAATAGAAATACTTAGTGCAAAACCTATTGTTAATACAGAAGCATATTGTCTTGAGATTAAAGAGAGCTCAAAACTGAGAAAATTAGAGCAACTTTCAAAAAATATTATATTTAATGTAAGTAATGACAAAAATAGTCAAGATATAATTACTAATATTCAAGTTAATATTGAAAACATTGAAAATGAGACTTTACAACAAATACCTACAATTAGAGATACGATAAAAGAATTTAAAGCTGATATGCAAAAGGCATTAGATGGTGGAGCAAAAATATTAGGTCAAAGTAGTGGACTTGAAGCTTTAGATAATATTATAGGAGCATTTGAAGATGGTGATTTAATTGTAATTGCTGCAAGGCCTTCGATGGGTAAAACTAGTATAATTTCAACTATTGCAACAAAAGCTTTAGAAGAGGGCAGGGGAGTTCTAATAGAGAGTCTAGAGATGCCTAGAAAAAAAATAGTTAGTAGATTGATAGCTGCAAGATCTCAAGAGAGTTTAACAGACTTAAAAAGAGGATTAGTAAAAAATAAAGATAAATTTAATGAAGCTGTAGAATTTTTTGAAAATTCAAATTTAATAATTCATGATAAAGCATATCCAACAATTTTAGAATTACAAAATAGAATAAAAGCAACTATAAGAAGAAATCCTGATATTAAAAATATTTTTGTTGATCATACAGGAAAAATTCAATTACTTGGTAAAACAAGAGAAGATATAGAAATAGGGCATATTAGCGCTATGCTAAAAAAAATTGCTAGAGATTATAATATTAGAGTATTTTTACTTCAACAGTTAAATAGATCATTAGAATCAAGAGAAAATAAAAGGCCAATGTTAAGTGATTTAAAAAATTCTGGAAATATAGAAGAAGATGCTGATATAGTATTAGGTCTTTACAGAGATTCATATTATAAAAAAGACAAAGATAAACCTACTATGTTAAGTCATGATATTATAGAGGATGCGGAAATCTTAGTTTTAAAAAATAGAGATGGTAGAGTAGGGGTTGCAAAAGTTTCTTTTGAAGGAAAATCAGCAAGATTTTTAAATAGAGTTAATAATGAACCAACAATTATTGAATTTGAATAA
- a CDS encoding replication initiation protein: MKKDSLMTKQQLIAEEQKRLFKNRKVVQLNKFIKGDVSPFTVNDLKIFKLIISKVDSKDSLFQDFYEITTDEIRHLNINEKHLYSETKKSLKRLANIYITFEENDSFREVGLIRNDFRFDKYSKKILINFNDDMGEYLINLKKNFFMYDLIDIVNFKYKHTLKLYEYFKSNSLNVVKLKVDTIKDILDLKNKYIRYTNFKKDVIEVIIDEINSSSNTLYLKYSEEKIGPKVEYIIFHVTRIKSDSILEGAISENMAYSHLYGKECNYLGKYYTIEDINIDNLLIVLKEQYSNNRTNIVNESKEKLEQQLKKLLPDDFAKKKTSEIQLDEIGRLTAVNDFKSFKTKVIEKYRGKDLGNYMPGFDEEVIIKVDEESSYLYDTTAKKIISKEESLEIWKYLYKNRDKVGKVIKKEPVNLIEQFINKIIFITKNDSFGNKEIIKYIVTDIKEETDSKGIIKYRLHINNLEDPTQDVEKSKTLLTFEQIKLFIEENSVEKDYSLHNE; encoded by the coding sequence ATGAAAAAAGATAGTTTGATGACTAAGCAGCAATTGATTGCAGAGGAACAAAAAAGACTTTTTAAAAATAGAAAAGTTGTACAACTTAATAAATTTATTAAAGGTGATGTGTCTCCATTTACTGTTAATGATTTGAAAATCTTTAAATTAATTATTTCAAAAGTAGATAGTAAAGATTCTTTATTTCAAGATTTTTATGAGATTACAACAGATGAGATAAGACATTTAAATATAAATGAAAAGCATTTATATAGTGAAACAAAAAAGTCTTTAAAAAGATTAGCCAATATATATATTACATTTGAAGAAAATGATAGCTTTAGAGAAGTAGGGCTTATAAGAAATGATTTTAGATTTGATAAGTATTCAAAAAAAATATTAATTAATTTTAATGATGATATGGGTGAATATTTAATAAATCTTAAAAAGAATTTTTTTATGTACGATTTAATCGATATTGTAAATTTTAAATATAAACATACTTTAAAATTATATGAATATTTTAAATCAAATTCTTTAAATGTTGTTAAATTAAAAGTTGATACTATAAAAGATATTTTAGATTTAAAAAATAAATATATAAGATACACAAACTTTAAAAAAGATGTGATTGAAGTTATAATTGATGAAATTAATTCTAGCTCAAACACTTTATATTTAAAATATAGTGAAGAAAAAATAGGACCTAAAGTTGAATATATTATTTTTCATGTAACTAGAATTAAAAGCGATTCTATACTTGAAGGTGCTATTAGTGAAAATATGGCATATTCTCATTTATATGGAAAAGAGTGTAATTATTTAGGTAAATATTATACTATCGAAGATATTAATATAGATAATTTATTAATAGTTTTAAAAGAACAGTATTCTAATAATCGTACAAATATTGTAAATGAGAGTAAAGAAAAGTTAGAGCAACAGCTTAAGAAATTACTACCAGATGATTTTGCTAAGAAAAAAACAAGTGAAATACAATTAGACGAAATTGGAAGATTAACTGCAGTAAATGATTTTAAATCATTTAAAACAAAAGTTATAGAAAAATATAGAGGAAAAGATCTTGGTAATTATATGCCAGGTTTTGATGAAGAAGTTATTATAAAAGTTGATGAAGAGAGTAGTTACCTATATGATACAACAGCTAAAAAAATCATATCAAAAGAAGAGAGCTTAGAAATTTGGAAATATCTATATAAAAATAGAGATAAAGTTGGTAAAGTTATCAAAAAAGAGCCTGTCAATTTAATTGAACAGTTTATAAATAAGATAATATTTATTACTAAAAATGATTCTTTTGGAAATAAAGAGATTATAAAATATATTGTAACGGATATTAAAGAAGAGACAGATAGTAAAGGAATTATTAAATATAGACTTCATATTAATAATTTAGAAGACCCAACACAAGATGTAGAGAAATCAAAAACACTATTAACATTTGAGCAAATTAAGCTTTTTATTGAAGAAAATAGTGTTGAAAAAGATTACTCGTTACATAACGAATAA